Within Halonatronomonas betaini, the genomic segment AGGAGTCAGTATGGCATTTACACCAGTTGAAGCTTCAGCTGATGATACAGTAAACTTTGGATATGTTGAATGGCCAGGGGTCACAGTTAAAACAGCTGTTGCCAGTCAGATACTTGAAGATATAGGTTATGAGACTGAATCAAGTAGCTATATGCAGCAGGTACTCTTTCAGGGTATGAGAACCGGTGATGTCGATGCCTTCTTGGGAACCTGGTTACCAACAATGGAAGTAAATTATCGAGAGTATTATGAAGATGGTGTTGTTGAAGAAGTAGTTACCAATCTCGAACAGGTATTATATGCAACAGCCGTACCTGAGTATGTCTATGAAGCTGGAGTAACTTCAATGGCAGACCTTAATGAACATGCTGATAAGTTTGATCATACAATCTATGGTTTAGAACCAGGCAATGATGGAAACATTATCATTCAGGATGCTATTGACGATGGTATCTATGATCTTGACGATTGGACAATGATGGAATCCAGTACTGCTGGTATGTTAGCTGAGGTTGAAAGAGCTACCAGCCAGGAAGAATGGATTGCCTTTAATGGCTGGGAGCCACACTGGATGAATCTTGCCTATGATATTAAATATTTAGATGATCCAGAAAATATCTGGGGCGAAGACGATAAAGTATTGACAGTCGTAAGATCTGGTTATGGTGACGAACAGCCAGAAGTCTATCGCTTCTTGGAACAGTTTGTAATCGATCAGGATATACAAAACGAATGGATATATGAATATGGTCATGAAGATAGAGATCCAGAAGATGTAGCACAGGAATGGATTGGAAATAATATGGACTTAGTTCTTGAATTTTTAGATGGAGTAGAATCTGCTGATGGCCAGCCAGCAACTGAAGTAATTCAGGAAGTCTATAACTAAATCAATGACAGAACTATTAAGCACAAGAATACCTCTGGGGGATTGGGTCTCCAATTTTGTCGATTATCTAGTCGCCAATTTTAGTGGGCCTCTCAATGCATTTTCTGATTTTATCGCATTTCTCATTGAGAATTTTGAGGGCGCATTAGCCGTCCTCCCCCCGGCGGTCTTTATTATTATACTGGCATTGATAGCACTGAAACTGAGAGGAAAAGAGCTGGCCGCCTTTGTAGTTTTAGGTCTTGGGCTGGTAGCCAATCTCGGACTCTGGTCTGAGTTGATTATCACCCTGGCCTCAATTCTAACCTCAGTATTAGTTGCATTATCAATTGGAATACCGGTAGGGATTTTAAAGGCTCATAATAAAGTTGTTCACTTTATTACCAGGCCAATTTTAGATTTTATGCAGACAATACCGCCCTTTGTTTATCTAATACCTGCTCTGATGTTCTTTGGATTAGGAAATGTTCCAGGTGTTGTGGCAACAGTTGTTTTTGCCATAGCTCCGCCGATCCGCTTAACCTACCTTGGTATCAAGCAGGTACCAGATGAATTAAAAGAGGCAGGACGGGCTTTTGGCAGCAGCCCACTCCAGATGTTGCTAAAAGTAGAACTGCCAGGAGCTCTTCCATCAATAATGATGGGAATAAATCAGTGCATAATGCTATCTCTATCGATGGTTGTTATTGCTGCAATGATCGGTGCAGGAGGGCTTGGAGAACCAGTTCTCCGCTCACTAACAACAGTAGATGTTGGCCTTGGATTTGAGGCCGGTCTTGGAGTTGTTATAATAGCAATTATACTGGATAGATTGTTTAGAAGTGAAGAAGAATAAATTAATAAATTGAACCATCTGATCAGGCTTATTTTCCTGGTCAGGTTTTTTTGTTGCCTGATTTACTGCTATAATGTACTTAAAGACTATAAAATTTATATTAACTGAGTAGAGGTGAAGACTAAATGGCAACAGAAAACATTAAATTATTCTATAATGGCAAATTTTTTACAGGTTCCAGTCAGAAAAAAGAAATAGATAAAATGCTTGTAAAAGATAAAATAATAAAATGGTTAGGAGATAAATCAGAGCCCCTGCCTCCAGTGGCTAAAAAGGCTATAAATATTGATCTTAAGGGGAAGAGGGTTATCCCGGCCTTTATTGATAGTCACATGCATGGGCTCTATCTGGCCAGAGATTCAAAGAAGATAGCCTGCACTCCACCATTAATAAATTCAATTGCAGAGCTACAGCAGGAGATTAAAAGTATAGCAAAGGATCTAGAGTCTGGTCAGTGGATAGAAGGCTGGGGATATGATGAAAGTAAGCTGGCAGAGGGCAGGAATCCAACCAGAAATGACCTGGACCAGGCTACTAAAGACCATCCAGTTGTAATCACCAGAAACTGCACCCATATTGCTGTGGCCAATTCAAAAGCATTAGAGCTTTTAGAAATAGATGAAACTACACCAGAACCAGTCGGTGGAATTATAGAAAAAGATGAAAAAGGCAGATTGACCGGTGTTTTTAAAGAGATAGGCAAAGATTTTCTCTTTGACAGGCTACCGGCAAGATCTATAGAGGAGGATGCCAGTCTGCTGGCTGAATTTAGTCAGGTTCTTTTTTCCAAAGGGATAACCACAATAACTGATAGCCTGGCCAGGAAATATCCAGTTGATTATTATGATATTTATCAGGAAGCTATTAAAAAAGGGTTAAAACAGCAGGTAATTTTATATTACAAATGGAGAGACCTGGTTAATTATCCTGAACTGCCACAGTCTGCAGCTGATCCAGCCAGTCAGTTAAGCATTGGCGGAATTAAAATTATAGGCGATGGCAGTATAGCAGGGAGAACAGCCTGGTTGAGCAAGCCTTATCTAGGAGATAGCAGAGAGACTGGGATTGCGACTACAAATCAGGCAGAACTTGCAGCAGCTGCAGACTTTGCCAGAAAGAATCAGCTTCAGTTAATTGTTCATGCCATGGGCGATAAAACAATCGATTTAGTAACTGATCATTTTTATCCAGAACCTGGCTGGCTTGATGAGATACCATCTTTGCGGATAGAGCATATAACCCTGCCATCAGCTGAAGCCCTTAAAAAAGCTAAAGAAATCGATGTGGCCTTTAACAGTCAGCCGATTTTTGTATATGCAGAAATAGAGAGCTATCTAAATAATTTTGGCAAGGAGAGAACTTTAAAATCCTATCCCTATAGAGATATTTTAAATCAGGGCCATGAACTTGCTTTTTCTTCAGATGCTCCGGCAACAGCCTGGGCTGATCCAGCTAATCCTTTTTATGGGATAGAGTCAGCAGTCACCAGAAAGGCCTATGATGGAACCAATACCGGGCAGGACCAGTCATTATCAGTCAGAGAGTCTATAAAACTTTATACTGAAGTCCCAGCCAGAATAACAGGACTTAAAAAGGCTGGCAAATTGGAACCAGGCTATTATGCAGATTTCTTGATCTTAGATAGAGATATTTTAAAGATAGCTCCAGAATCTATTGGACAGACAGAGATAGAGGCAACCTATTATCGTGGTGAGAAAGTCTATCAGAGATAAATTTAGGGAGGAATATATTATGGATCTTAAAATTGGTGGTAATTCAGCTCTTATTACAGCTTCAAGCAGTGGACTTGGCAGATCAGTGGCCAGAGCCTTTGCCAGGGAAAATCTTAATGTTGCTGTCAATGGTCGCAACCAGGATAAGCTAGCTAAGACAGTAGAGGAATTAAAGGAGCTAGGAACAGGCAATATTATTGGAATTCAGGGCGATATTACTAAAAAAGCAGATATAGAAAATCTAGTTGAAAAGACGTATAAAGAATTTGGCCAGCTCGATCATCTGGTAACTTCAGCAGGGGGACCTCCATCTGCCCGGTTCCTTGACACAACAGACGAGGACTGGTATCAGAGTTATGATCTACTTGTAATGAGTGTAGTCAGAATTATTAGAGCAGCCAGCAAATATTTAAAGGAAGGTCAGGGAGGAACAATTGTAAATATTACATCCATGAGCACCAAAGAGGCCATTGAAGGCCTGGTCCTCTCAAACTCTGTCAGAATGGCTGTTATCGGACTTATGAAGACAGTTTCAAAGGAATTTGGCCCGGAGATTAGAGCTAATGCTGTTCTGCCTGGCCCCCATGAAACTTTAAGAATGCAGGATTTAATCAATGCCGGAGTTGAACAGGGCCGGTTTGAATCATATCAGCAAGGGCTTGAATCCTGGAGTGATGGCATCCCAGTTGAAAGAATAGGAGAGCCTGATAGATTAGGCGATCTTGTTGCTTTTCTCTCATCACCACTTTCAAATTATATAAATGGTGCAGCTATTCCAATTGATGGCGGGAAGAGTAGTTCCAATTTATAATAATAAAATGGCCCTCTGATTTTAATATCAGCAGGGTCTTTAATTTGTTCTCTGATTAATTTCCTTGCCGGCAAGGTAGCCACTTGAAAAGGCAAACTGAAGATTATAACCACCGGTATCACCATCAACATCAAGGAGTTCGCCGACAGCAAAAAGGCCAGGTCTCAACTCAGATTCCATTGTCCCAGGATTGATCTCAGCAAGGCTAATTCCTCCGGCTGTTACCATTGCTTCCATAAAACTGCCCCGTTCTTTAACTTTTAAAGGCAGTCCATAAAGGAGATCTCCAATCTTCATTCTTTCAGCCCTGCTTATTTGAGCAGACTGCTTACTTTCAGGGATTTCAGTCAGTTTCATCAGCTTTAATCCCAATCTTTCAGGCAGGCCAAGCTCCTTAATCAGATTCTTAAATAACCGCTGTCCCCTTTTATCAATTAAATCAATTAACTTTTTGTCCAGCTTGGCTTCATTCTTAATATCTACCAGTCTTAATTTTATTATATCACCGGCTTCAATATACCTGGAGTAATTCAAGATGCCAGGTCCAGAAAGTCCTTTATGGGTAAATAAAAGGTCTCCCTGCCACCTTTTAATCAGGTTACCATTGCGCCAGAGTGATATCATAACATCGTCTAGAGAAATACCAGCAAGTTCTCTAAACTGATAATTACTTATATTTACTGAGACTAGAGCTGGTTTTGGTTCAATTATTCTGTGGCCAAACTTTGCGGCCAGCTTATAGCCATCACCAGTAGAGCCTGTTGTCTGGTATGAATTGCCACCAGTTGCCAGCACAACTATGTCAGCCTGATAGGTATTTTCAGAAGACTTAACTAAAAAAATATTATCTTCTTTGATAAATCCAATATCTTTAACTGGAGTATTATATTTAATTTCAACTCCCTGCTTACTGGCTTCTTTAAGCAGGGTATCTAAAATATCCCTGGCTTGAAATGAAGAGGGAAATATTTTGCCGTCTCCAGTAGTGATAAATTCAATACCTCTTTCTCTAAAGAAATTCAATAAGTCATTATTGCTAAAACTATAAAGAGGGCCCAATAAAAACCTTTCGGCATCTCCATAATGATTTAATAGCTCTTCAATCTCACCGCTGTGGGTGAGATTACACTGACCAGAGCCAGACATCAATAATTTTTTGCCAGGCTCAGAATTTTTCTCTAAAATAATTACCTTATTATTTTTACCTGCTCCCTGAATAGCAGTAAAAAGACCTGCCGGACCGGCTCCAATAATAATTATCTGCTTTTTCATAAGCACATACCCCTTTAAACAGTATTTCTCTATCTATTATATAATAATAATCTCAGAAAATAAAAATTGC encodes:
- a CDS encoding ABC transporter permease; protein product: MTELLSTRIPLGDWVSNFVDYLVANFSGPLNAFSDFIAFLIENFEGALAVLPPAVFIIILALIALKLRGKELAAFVVLGLGLVANLGLWSELIITLASILTSVLVALSIGIPVGILKAHNKVVHFITRPILDFMQTIPPFVYLIPALMFFGLGNVPGVVATVVFAIAPPIRLTYLGIKQVPDELKEAGRAFGSSPLQMLLKVELPGALPSIMMGINQCIMLSLSMVVIAAMIGAGGLGEPVLRSLTTVDVGLGFEAGLGVVIIAIILDRLFRSEEE
- a CDS encoding SDR family oxidoreductase, with the translated sequence MDLKIGGNSALITASSSGLGRSVARAFARENLNVAVNGRNQDKLAKTVEELKELGTGNIIGIQGDITKKADIENLVEKTYKEFGQLDHLVTSAGGPPSARFLDTTDEDWYQSYDLLVMSVVRIIRAASKYLKEGQGGTIVNITSMSTKEAIEGLVLSNSVRMAVIGLMKTVSKEFGPEIRANAVLPGPHETLRMQDLINAGVEQGRFESYQQGLESWSDGIPVERIGEPDRLGDLVAFLSSPLSNYINGAAIPIDGGKSSSNL
- a CDS encoding ABC transporter substrate-binding protein; translated protein: MLKKGIIFSLIFALLLTGVSMAFTPVEASADDTVNFGYVEWPGVTVKTAVASQILEDIGYETESSSYMQQVLFQGMRTGDVDAFLGTWLPTMEVNYREYYEDGVVEEVVTNLEQVLYATAVPEYVYEAGVTSMADLNEHADKFDHTIYGLEPGNDGNIIIQDAIDDGIYDLDDWTMMESSTAGMLAEVERATSQEEWIAFNGWEPHWMNLAYDIKYLDDPENIWGEDDKVLTVVRSGYGDEQPEVYRFLEQFVIDQDIQNEWIYEYGHEDRDPEDVAQEWIGNNMDLVLEFLDGVESADGQPATEVIQEVYN
- a CDS encoding amidohydrolase; translated protein: MATENIKLFYNGKFFTGSSQKKEIDKMLVKDKIIKWLGDKSEPLPPVAKKAINIDLKGKRVIPAFIDSHMHGLYLARDSKKIACTPPLINSIAELQQEIKSIAKDLESGQWIEGWGYDESKLAEGRNPTRNDLDQATKDHPVVITRNCTHIAVANSKALELLEIDETTPEPVGGIIEKDEKGRLTGVFKEIGKDFLFDRLPARSIEEDASLLAEFSQVLFSKGITTITDSLARKYPVDYYDIYQEAIKKGLKQQVILYYKWRDLVNYPELPQSAADPASQLSIGGIKIIGDGSIAGRTAWLSKPYLGDSRETGIATTNQAELAAAADFARKNQLQLIVHAMGDKTIDLVTDHFYPEPGWLDEIPSLRIEHITLPSAEALKKAKEIDVAFNSQPIFVYAEIESYLNNFGKERTLKSYPYRDILNQGHELAFSSDAPATAWADPANPFYGIESAVTRKAYDGTNTGQDQSLSVRESIKLYTEVPARITGLKKAGKLEPGYYADFLILDRDILKIAPESIGQTEIEATYYRGEKVYQR
- a CDS encoding NAD(P)/FAD-dependent oxidoreductase; translated protein: MKKQIIIIGAGPAGLFTAIQGAGKNNKVIILEKNSEPGKKLLMSGSGQCNLTHSGEIEELLNHYGDAERFLLGPLYSFSNNDLLNFFRERGIEFITTGDGKIFPSSFQARDILDTLLKEASKQGVEIKYNTPVKDIGFIKEDNIFLVKSSENTYQADIVVLATGGNSYQTTGSTGDGYKLAAKFGHRIIEPKPALVSVNISNYQFRELAGISLDDVMISLWRNGNLIKRWQGDLLFTHKGLSGPGILNYSRYIEAGDIIKLRLVDIKNEAKLDKKLIDLIDKRGQRLFKNLIKELGLPERLGLKLMKLTEIPESKQSAQISRAERMKIGDLLYGLPLKVKERGSFMEAMVTAGGISLAEINPGTMESELRPGLFAVGELLDVDGDTGGYNLQFAFSSGYLAGKEINQRTN